From Aristaeella lactis, the proteins below share one genomic window:
- a CDS encoding protein-ADP-ribose hydrolase: MNQNERRRWLIHRLLEEMPQYQYPVFPYTADRQWRLLRSLMNVRPPMPVSGEFLQVQDAFLKEMTERKGIVDAVSLPPCTMDHRLVLWQGDITTLQCDAVVNAANSRMLGCFSPCHGCIDNIIHTMSGVQLRLACNGIMQKQGHEEPTGQAKITPGFNLPAKYVLHTVGPIIDDEVTPEAESLLASCYLSCLELAEQHNLHSVAFCCISTGVFRFPPDLAAEIAIRTVKEFLQKETGIQRVIFNVFKDSDLEIYQRLLK, encoded by the coding sequence ATGAATCAGAACGAAAGACGCCGCTGGCTGATCCACCGTCTGCTGGAAGAAATGCCGCAGTATCAGTATCCGGTATTTCCGTATACCGCTGATCGACAGTGGCGGCTGCTTCGCAGCCTGATGAATGTCCGTCCGCCGATGCCGGTCTCCGGTGAGTTCCTGCAGGTTCAGGACGCCTTCCTGAAAGAAATGACAGAAAGAAAGGGCATTGTGGATGCCGTCAGCCTGCCGCCATGTACCATGGATCACCGGCTTGTCCTCTGGCAGGGCGATATCACGACCCTGCAGTGTGACGCTGTCGTCAACGCTGCGAACAGCCGGATGCTGGGATGCTTTTCTCCATGCCACGGATGCATTGACAACATCATCCACACCATGAGCGGCGTGCAGCTGCGCCTGGCCTGTAACGGGATCATGCAGAAACAGGGGCATGAGGAGCCCACCGGACAGGCGAAGATCACTCCCGGTTTCAACCTGCCTGCGAAGTATGTGCTGCATACGGTCGGCCCGATCATTGACGATGAAGTCACCCCGGAAGCCGAATCGCTGCTGGCATCCTGCTACCTTTCCTGCCTTGAACTGGCAGAACAACACAATCTGCATTCCGTCGCTTTCTGCTGCATCTCCACCGGTGTTTTCCGTTTTCCGCCCGATCTTGCGGCAGAGATCGCCATCCGGACTGTAAAGGAGTTCCTGCAGAAAGAAACCGG
- a CDS encoding winged helix-turn-helix transcriptional regulator, producing the protein MLTKSELPDCPVATTLQLIGNKWKMLILRNLMTRPWRFNEMLRSIPGISQKVLTDNLRALENDEIITRTVFPEVPPRVEYALSDLGESMRPIIKAMEVWGTGYQRLVRESK; encoded by the coding sequence ATGCTGACAAAATCTGAACTGCCGGACTGTCCGGTGGCCACCACCCTGCAGCTCATCGGAAACAAATGGAAAATGCTGATCCTTCGCAATCTGATGACTCGTCCGTGGAGATTCAACGAGATGCTCCGTTCCATTCCCGGAATCAGTCAGAAAGTACTGACAGACAACCTTCGTGCTTTGGAAAACGATGAGATCATCACCAGGACGGTTTTCCCCGAGGTGCCGCCCAGGGTGGAATACGCGCTGAGCGATCTGGGAGAATCCATGCGTCCGATTATCAAAGCCATGGAAGTCTGGGGAACCGGATACCAGCGACTGGTGCGTGAAAGCAAATGA
- a CDS encoding ammonium transporter, with translation MTFSAANTIWVLLGAALVFFMQAGFAMCEAGFTRAKNTGNILMKNLMDFCIGTPLYWLFGYGIMFGAGTALFGWIDPFIMKDYSHILPAGVPLWAYAIFQTVFCATSATIVSGAMAERTKFSAYCIYSAAISLFIYPVSGHWIWGGGWLAEMGFHDFAGSTAVHMVGGVCALIGAKILGPRVGKYGKDGKPRAILGHNLSIAALGVFILWFCWFGFNGASTVGMDSDELIGSASLVFFNTNLAAAVATLTTMIFTWLRYGKPDVSMTFNAALAGLVGITAGCDAVNPFGAALIGLACGFVIVFAVEFFDKVVKIDDPVGAISVHGVCGSLGTILTGLFATGVSTPKGVFYGGGFSFFGVQVLGVLATIAWTASVITVVFLIIKKAIGLRADAADEVMGLDRSEHGLLTAYSGFAILPEEGYDAGAVIPAPAVAAAPVTEAVPVAAKKAEKAEGAPTYTRVQIICRPASLESLKKAMNGIGITGMTVTNVMGYGAQKGKPEYYRGTPVEVTLLPKVQVDIVVSKVPVSEVIETARGVLYTGHIGDGKIFVQDVENVVRVRTGEEGYDALQSEDE, from the coding sequence ATGACATTCTCGGCAGCCAACACAATCTGGGTGCTCCTGGGAGCAGCACTGGTCTTCTTTATGCAGGCCGGCTTCGCAATGTGTGAAGCAGGCTTTACCCGCGCCAAAAACACAGGTAATATCCTGATGAAGAATCTGATGGACTTCTGCATCGGCACCCCCCTGTACTGGCTGTTCGGTTACGGCATTATGTTCGGTGCCGGCACCGCGCTGTTCGGCTGGATCGATCCTTTCATCATGAAGGATTACAGCCATATTCTCCCGGCGGGCGTTCCGCTCTGGGCTTACGCGATCTTCCAGACAGTCTTCTGCGCCACCTCCGCCACCATCGTTTCCGGTGCCATGGCTGAGCGGACTAAATTCTCCGCTTACTGCATCTACTCCGCAGCGATCTCGCTCTTCATCTATCCGGTTTCCGGTCACTGGATCTGGGGCGGCGGCTGGCTGGCTGAAATGGGCTTCCATGATTTTGCCGGTTCCACCGCGGTTCACATGGTCGGCGGTGTATGTGCCCTGATCGGTGCAAAGATCCTCGGGCCCCGCGTTGGCAAATACGGCAAGGACGGGAAGCCCCGGGCCATCCTCGGACATAACCTGTCCATCGCTGCCCTGGGTGTGTTCATCCTCTGGTTCTGCTGGTTCGGTTTCAACGGTGCTTCCACCGTGGGTATGGACAGTGATGAACTGATCGGAAGCGCGTCCCTGGTGTTCTTCAATACCAACCTGGCCGCGGCTGTCGCGACCCTGACCACCATGATCTTTACCTGGCTCCGCTATGGTAAGCCCGATGTCTCCATGACCTTCAACGCGGCTCTGGCCGGCCTGGTCGGCATCACAGCAGGCTGCGATGCGGTGAATCCCTTCGGTGCAGCGCTCATCGGCCTTGCCTGCGGCTTCGTGATCGTCTTCGCTGTGGAATTCTTCGATAAGGTTGTGAAAATCGATGACCCGGTCGGTGCGATCTCCGTCCACGGCGTCTGCGGTTCCCTCGGTACCATCCTGACCGGCTTATTCGCCACTGGCGTTTCCACTCCCAAGGGTGTCTTCTACGGCGGCGGATTCAGCTTCTTCGGTGTACAGGTGCTCGGCGTCCTGGCTACCATCGCCTGGACCGCGTCCGTCATCACTGTTGTTTTCCTGATCATCAAAAAGGCCATCGGCCTGCGGGCGGATGCAGCGGACGAAGTCATGGGCCTCGACCGCAGCGAACATGGCCTGCTCACCGCTTATTCCGGATTTGCCATTCTGCCTGAAGAAGGCTATGATGCCGGCGCTGTGATCCCCGCTCCCGCTGTCGCTGCGGCTCCCGTTACCGAAGCCGTTCCTGTGGCCGCAAAGAAAGCGGAAAAGGCCGAAGGCGCGCCGACTTATACCCGCGTACAGATCATCTGCCGTCCGGCCAGCCTGGAAAGCCTGAAGAAGGCCATGAACGGTATTGGCATCACCGGTATGACCGTCACCAACGTCATGGGCTACGGCGCGCAGAAGGGCAAGCCCGAGTACTACCGTGGTACTCCGGTGGAAGTCACTCTGCTCCCCAAGGTCCAGGTGGATATCGTTGTCAGCAAGGTCCCTGTCAGCGAAGTTATCGAAACCGCCCGTGGTGTCCTGTATACCGGCCACATCGGCGATGGCAAGATCTTCGTGCAGGATGTTGAGAATGTGGTTCGTGTCCGGACCGGTGAAGAGGGCTATGATGCTCTCCAGTCCGAAGATGAATAA
- a CDS encoding glycoside hydrolase family 9 protein, with protein MFDFYEGPVIRVNQEGYAEGLPVYAAILTKGLVELKDETGKNLPFEAEPLKLDEASDDRVTVANLGRLKAGTYILESPEGNRTLTVSARPWNAVTGALIKGLYYQRCGCELKPEHAGAYTHPACHTAPATDWEDRSIQRRITGGWHDAGDYGKYVGPGAVTVAHLLYAWKLFPEGCPDNLNIPESGNGVPDILNEARYELEWILQMQRSDGAFHHKLTKMRFAPFIMPQDDKEPEYLMPVNPAPTAAACACLALASRVYRAFDREFAERTLQSAQEAWKWLRNNTEYKPFLNPEGVYTGWYCEKTDKDDRFWAACEMLAATGEEEYRKAAEELYGEGQQLTHFGWADVGGLGALCCLFELGEKAGEILYTKLKEDFLGQSEEALKLSQASGYGTALAWDNYAWGSILPIMSNAMAMIMNALLTGRQEMRDAALKQWNYALGMNALDICFVTGFGENRVMHPHHRPSDADGIEDPVPGLISGGPNNKMCFPQTKEKLGENTPPAKYFVEETFSADTNEIAIYWNSPAIFVGAYFNRTFTE; from the coding sequence ATGTTTGATTTTTATGAAGGTCCTGTGATCCGTGTCAACCAGGAGGGCTACGCGGAGGGACTGCCTGTGTATGCCGCCATCCTGACGAAAGGCCTCGTGGAACTGAAGGATGAAACAGGAAAAAACCTGCCGTTCGAGGCCGAGCCGCTGAAGCTGGATGAGGCATCGGATGACCGGGTGACGGTAGCAAACCTGGGCCGGCTGAAAGCGGGCACCTATATACTTGAAAGTCCTGAGGGAAACCGTACGCTGACCGTAAGCGCGAGACCGTGGAACGCTGTTACCGGCGCACTGATCAAGGGCCTGTATTACCAGCGGTGCGGGTGTGAACTGAAACCGGAACATGCGGGGGCTTACACTCATCCGGCCTGCCATACGGCGCCGGCAACAGACTGGGAGGACCGCAGCATACAGCGCCGGATTACCGGAGGCTGGCATGACGCGGGTGACTATGGCAAATATGTGGGCCCCGGAGCCGTGACCGTGGCGCATCTTCTGTATGCCTGGAAGCTGTTTCCGGAAGGGTGCCCGGATAACCTGAATATTCCGGAAAGCGGCAACGGTGTGCCGGACATCCTGAACGAAGCCCGGTATGAGCTGGAATGGATACTGCAGATGCAGCGCTCTGACGGCGCTTTCCACCATAAACTGACCAAGATGCGGTTCGCACCGTTCATTATGCCCCAGGATGATAAAGAGCCGGAATACCTGATGCCTGTGAACCCCGCTCCCACGGCGGCGGCCTGCGCCTGTCTGGCACTGGCTTCCCGGGTGTACAGGGCTTTTGACAGGGAATTCGCCGAAAGGACTCTGCAATCCGCCCAAGAGGCCTGGAAATGGCTTCGGAACAATACGGAATACAAACCCTTCCTGAATCCGGAAGGAGTATATACCGGCTGGTATTGTGAAAAAACGGACAAGGATGACCGCTTCTGGGCGGCCTGTGAGATGCTGGCTGCCACCGGAGAGGAAGAATACCGGAAGGCAGCGGAAGAACTGTACGGTGAAGGACAGCAGCTGACGCATTTCGGATGGGCGGACGTAGGCGGTCTGGGGGCCCTGTGCTGCCTGTTTGAGCTGGGTGAAAAAGCGGGAGAGATACTGTACACAAAACTGAAGGAGGATTTCCTCGGACAGAGCGAGGAAGCCCTGAAGCTGTCACAGGCTTCCGGATACGGTACGGCACTGGCCTGGGACAATTATGCGTGGGGAAGTATACTGCCGATCATGAGCAACGCGATGGCAATGATCATGAACGCGCTGCTGACCGGACGGCAGGAGATGCGGGACGCGGCGCTGAAGCAGTGGAACTACGCCCTGGGCATGAATGCCCTGGATATCTGCTTCGTAACAGGTTTCGGTGAAAACCGGGTTATGCATCCCCATCACAGGCCGTCAGACGCTGACGGGATTGAGGATCCGGTGCCGGGACTGATCTCCGGCGGCCCCAATAACAAGATGTGCTTCCCGCAGACAAAGGAGAAGCTGGGAGAAAATACACCGCCGGCCAAATATTTTGTGGAGGAAACCTTCTCCGCGGATACCAACGAGATCGCCATCTACTGGAATTCACCGGCAATCTTTGTAGGCGCATATTTCAACCGGACTTTTACTGAGTGA
- a CDS encoding helix-turn-helix transcriptional regulator: MKNLKLKAARAAKDLSQDQLAQLCNVSRQTINAIEKGDYNPTINLCIAICRALDKTLDELFWEG, from the coding sequence ATGAAAAACCTGAAGCTCAAGGCCGCCCGCGCAGCTAAGGATCTGTCCCAGGACCAGCTTGCGCAGCTGTGCAATGTATCCCGCCAGACGATCAACGCCATTGAAAAGGGCGACTATAACCCGACCATCAACCTGTGTATTGCCATCTGTCGCGCACTGGATAAAACCCTGGACGAACTGTTCTGGGAAGGTTGA
- a CDS encoding NAD-dependent protein deacylase has product MDFFQEIIDRSRRIVFFGGAGVSTASGIPDFRSAEGLYAEEENGLSPEMILSKSFFYLQTEKFFDYYRKHLLYPDAEPNAAHRKLFELEQKDKLRGIVTQNVDGLHRAAGNIRVYELHGNVHENECMDCGASYPMEAILDSEGIPRCRDCGGVIKPNVVLYGEALPKYVCIGAIREITNADTLIVAGTSLAVEPAASFIGHFRGRNLVVINRDYIPAETQATLVLRGDVAEIMGRIR; this is encoded by the coding sequence ATGGATTTTTTTCAGGAGATCATTGACCGGTCCCGGCGGATTGTTTTTTTCGGCGGGGCAGGCGTATCCACGGCCAGCGGGATTCCGGATTTCCGTTCTGCGGAGGGCCTTTATGCGGAAGAAGAGAATGGCCTTTCCCCGGAAATGATCCTGAGCAAATCCTTCTTTTATCTGCAAACGGAGAAATTCTTTGATTATTACCGGAAGCACCTGCTGTATCCGGACGCAGAACCCAACGCGGCTCACCGGAAACTGTTTGAGCTGGAACAGAAGGATAAGCTGCGGGGCATTGTGACACAGAATGTGGACGGCCTGCACAGGGCTGCAGGCAATATCCGGGTTTACGAACTTCATGGAAACGTGCATGAGAATGAATGCATGGACTGCGGCGCCTCCTATCCGATGGAAGCCATCCTGGATTCGGAGGGCATTCCCCGCTGCAGGGACTGCGGGGGCGTGATCAAACCCAATGTGGTACTGTATGGAGAGGCACTGCCGAAATATGTCTGCATCGGAGCGATCCGGGAGATCACCAACGCTGATACATTAATCGTTGCAGGTACATCCCTGGCGGTGGAACCGGCGGCATCTTTTATCGGCCACTTCCGGGGGAGAAACCTGGTGGTCATCAACCGGGATTATATCCCGGCGGAAACACAGGCCACGCTTGTGCTTCGCGGGGATGTGGCGGAGATTATGGGGAGAATCAGATGA
- a CDS encoding glutathione peroxidase — translation MTIYDFTVKDRQGNEVSLSEYQGKVLLIVNTATGCGFTPHYEPLEAMYKELKDQGLEILDFPCNQFANQAPGSEDEIHQFCTLKYGTDFPQFAKVDVNGDNADPLFAYLAAEKPFEGFGKGLKMAALNKFADLNNKKFGDKAYIKWNFTKFLVNREGKVIARFEPTVDMKEVRSAVAAAL, via the coding sequence ATGACGATTTATGATTTCACAGTGAAGGACAGACAGGGTAATGAAGTCAGCCTGTCAGAATATCAGGGCAAGGTTCTTCTGATTGTCAATACAGCTACCGGCTGCGGATTTACCCCCCACTATGAGCCCCTGGAAGCGATGTATAAAGAACTGAAAGATCAGGGACTGGAGATTCTTGACTTCCCCTGCAACCAGTTTGCGAACCAGGCCCCGGGCAGTGAGGATGAGATCCATCAGTTCTGCACGCTGAAGTATGGTACGGATTTCCCTCAGTTTGCCAAGGTCGACGTGAACGGCGATAACGCAGATCCGCTGTTTGCTTATCTGGCTGCGGAGAAGCCTTTCGAAGGTTTCGGCAAAGGCCTGAAGATGGCGGCTCTGAACAAGTTCGCAGACCTGAACAATAAAAAGTTCGGTGACAAGGCCTATATCAAGTGGAATTTCACCAAGTTTCTGGTGAACCGCGAAGGTAAAGTCATTGCGCGGTTTGAGCCTACCGTTGACATGAAGGAAGTCCGGAGCGCGGTTGCGGCCGCCCTGTAA
- a CDS encoding ArsR/SmtB family transcription factor, translating into MNKQYGNYAKIFKALSDPKRVRIVDLLSCGEMCGCVLLKCFEVTQPTLAHDMKVLTEAGVVTSRREGKRTLYSLNMKTLEDIRKHIDEIQRNNADKSHR; encoded by the coding sequence ATGAACAAGCAATACGGAAACTACGCCAAAATATTCAAAGCCCTGTCCGATCCCAAACGGGTCAGGATTGTCGATCTGCTTTCCTGCGGGGAAATGTGCGGCTGCGTACTGCTGAAATGTTTTGAAGTCACCCAGCCCACTTTGGCCCACGATATGAAGGTGCTGACCGAGGCCGGAGTTGTCACCAGCCGTCGGGAAGGAAAAAGAACCCTGTACTCCCTGAACATGAAAACGCTGGAGGACATCCGTAAGCATATCGATGAGATCCAGCGGAACAACGCTGATAAAAGTCATCGCTGA
- a CDS encoding carbohydrate kinase family protein, whose protein sequence is MKYDLVCIGMALVDSIIRGFDPKPVSASGYLAESCTLNPGGEAVNEAVAASKLGLKTGILCALGSDAAGEIVLNELEKNGVDTSAVIRTGATPVTTMFVREDGTRKSITNQAHRLNFHPEKDHALFTDARAVMLGSLFRAPFDDPAVIHAVVSATKQAGQLVIADTKLPNFRILTLEDIRESLPLIDYITPNEDEARYFTGREEPEEMADVFLDHGVKGVIIKLGGRGCLLKNRNTVIRLPACPVRAVDATGAGDNFAAGLVSEILRGAGEKEALDFANACGAICTTAAGAGTALQSREQVLGFMRENEKNIPAEEKSPS, encoded by the coding sequence ATGAAATATGATCTGGTCTGTATCGGCATGGCACTGGTGGATTCCATTATCCGGGGATTTGATCCGAAACCGGTATCGGCTTCCGGATATCTTGCAGAATCCTGTACCCTGAACCCCGGCGGTGAAGCGGTGAATGAGGCAGTCGCGGCGTCGAAACTGGGACTGAAGACGGGGATCCTCTGTGCGCTGGGAAGTGACGCCGCGGGAGAAATAGTGCTGAACGAACTGGAAAAGAACGGGGTGGATACATCAGCTGTGATCCGGACGGGAGCCACACCGGTGACCACCATGTTTGTGCGGGAAGACGGAACCAGGAAGTCTATTACCAACCAGGCACACCGGCTCAATTTCCATCCGGAAAAGGATCATGCGCTGTTTACGGATGCCCGGGCGGTGATGCTGGGCTCCCTGTTCCGGGCACCATTTGATGATCCGGCTGTTATCCATGCCGTGGTGAGCGCCACAAAGCAGGCAGGTCAGTTGGTGATTGCCGATACCAAGCTGCCGAACTTTCGCATCCTAACGCTGGAGGATATCCGGGAGTCTCTGCCGCTGATCGACTATATTACGCCTAACGAGGACGAAGCCCGGTACTTTACCGGCAGGGAAGAACCGGAAGAAATGGCTGACGTTTTTCTGGATCACGGTGTGAAGGGCGTGATCATCAAGCTGGGAGGCAGGGGCTGCCTGCTGAAGAACAGGAATACCGTGATCCGGCTTCCTGCCTGTCCTGTCCGGGCGGTGGACGCCACCGGCGCGGGAGATAACTTTGCGGCAGGGCTTGTTTCGGAAATCCTCCGGGGCGCTGGTGAAAAAGAAGCCCTGGACTTTGCCAACGCGTGCGGCGCGATCTGCACCACAGCGGCAGGCGCGGGAACGGCTCTGCAAAGCAGGGAACAGGTGCTCGGATTCATGCGGGAGAATGAAAAAAACATACCGGCAGAAGAAAAAAGCCCCTCATAA
- a CDS encoding PspC domain-containing protein, with protein sequence MSWLMSLIAGLGIGYFIYQSMNSGRSGKKLTGRLHKSIKDKKICGVCAGIAEYLKVDPTIIRFIFAMMVLGWGTGIMAYFLCALILPAGDDAEEEETEEEETENETEEYYPENRNTRTF encoded by the coding sequence ATGAGCTGGTTAATGTCACTGATCGCAGGCCTTGGAATCGGATATTTTATTTATCAGTCAATGAACAGCGGAAGGAGCGGTAAAAAGTTGACAGGCCGCCTCCACAAGAGCATAAAGGATAAAAAGATCTGCGGCGTCTGCGCCGGTATCGCGGAATACCTGAAGGTGGATCCCACGATCATCCGCTTTATTTTCGCCATGATGGTCCTGGGCTGGGGCACAGGTATTATGGCCTACTTCCTCTGCGCGCTGATCCTTCCCGCGGGAGATGACGCGGAAGAAGAGGAAACAGAAGAGGAAGAAACGGAAAACGAAACTGAAGAATACTATCCCGAAAACCGGAATACCAGGACATTCTGA
- a CDS encoding putative quinol monooxygenase yields the protein MITVNLYYKGVNGSARAFAEEMEKSGIAADIRKEPGNLRYQYFQPLDDPETVLLIDSWTDQAAIDAHHVSPMMTRLAALREKYDLHMTVERFVSEDLGADEKYIRK from the coding sequence ATGATCACCGTGAATCTGTATTACAAAGGCGTAAACGGCAGCGCCAGGGCGTTCGCTGAAGAGATGGAAAAGTCCGGCATTGCCGCGGACATCCGGAAGGAGCCGGGCAACCTGCGTTATCAGTATTTTCAGCCCCTGGACGATCCGGAAACCGTCCTGCTCATCGACAGCTGGACAGACCAGGCAGCCATCGATGCGCATCACGTCTCCCCGATGATGACCCGTCTGGCCGCGCTGCGGGAAAAGTATGACCTGCATATGACAGTGGAGCGCTTTGTCAGTGAAGACCTCGGGGCAGATGAGAAATACATCCGGAAATAG
- a CDS encoding SDR family NAD(P)-dependent oxidoreductase — MKAFDGKTAVITGGAHGIGKAIAYAFAREGAAVHIIDRQPGDWFVGDVSDRETLERFAASVIEKSGSIDYLVNNALPLMKGIDECSWEEFSYALAVGVTAPFYLTKLLMNHFAPGASVINISSSRDRMSQPQTESYTAAKGGIAALTHAMAVSLAGKARVNSISPGWIDTTGSTIAGADALQQPVGRVGKPEDIAEMVLFLCSDKAGFITGENICVDGGMTRQMIYHGEHHWTMTP, encoded by the coding sequence ATGAAAGCCTTTGATGGAAAAACCGCAGTCATCACAGGCGGTGCCCATGGTATCGGCAAAGCCATCGCGTATGCGTTCGCCCGGGAAGGCGCCGCTGTTCATATCATTGACAGGCAGCCGGGAGACTGGTTTGTCGGCGATGTGTCAGACAGGGAAACCCTGGAGCGTTTCGCTGCGTCTGTTATTGAGAAAAGCGGCAGCATCGATTATCTTGTCAACAACGCCCTTCCTCTGATGAAGGGAATTGATGAATGCTCCTGGGAAGAGTTCTCCTATGCTTTGGCTGTAGGCGTCACTGCGCCATTCTATCTGACCAAACTGCTGATGAATCACTTTGCTCCGGGAGCGTCCGTCATCAACATCTCTTCTTCCCGCGACCGGATGAGCCAGCCGCAGACAGAAAGCTATACGGCAGCCAAGGGAGGTATTGCGGCACTGACTCATGCCATGGCTGTCAGCCTTGCCGGAAAGGCAAGGGTAAACAGTATTTCTCCCGGCTGGATTGACACCACCGGCAGTACGATTGCCGGTGCGGATGCCCTGCAGCAGCCCGTAGGACGTGTCGGCAAGCCTGAAGATATCGCGGAAATGGTGTTGTTCCTCTGTTCTGACAAAGCAGGCTTTATCACCGGGGAAAACATCTGCGTTGACGGCGGCATGACCCGGCAGATGATCTACCATGGAGAGCACCATTGGACAATGACCCCATAA
- a CDS encoding arsenate reductase family protein, with product MKVYCYSRCTTCQKALKWLKDQGIEHTIIDIKADHPDEKTLREYYTASGLPLKRFFNTSGIPYREMELSKKLPSMSEDEQLALLATDGMLVKRPLLVGDSFVLTGFREEEWKDKLEVVK from the coding sequence CTGAAAGTCTATTGCTACAGTCGCTGCACCACCTGCCAGAAAGCCCTGAAATGGCTGAAAGACCAGGGAATTGAGCACACGATCATTGACATCAAAGCCGATCATCCGGATGAAAAAACGCTCCGGGAATACTATACCGCGAGCGGTCTTCCGCTGAAGCGTTTCTTCAACACCAGCGGCATCCCCTACCGGGAAATGGAACTGTCAAAGAAGCTGCCGTCCATGAGCGAGGATGAGCAGCTGGCCCTCCTGGCGACCGACGGAATGCTGGTCAAACGGCCGTTGCTGGTTGGTGATTCCTTCGTTCTCACCGGTTTTAGGGAAGAAGAATGGAAGGACAAACTGGAGGTTGTCAAATGA
- a CDS encoding GNAT family N-acetyltransferase, giving the protein MRIETERLIIAEFTADMAQAVHENSLDEDNRRFVPDEVFETVEDAREAVEFLMSRYSGTEGPFTYPVLIKDSGENIGYVQLVPFEDGLWEIGYHIAKKYTGKGYASEAVRAFLPVMADAAGISEIYGVCLSDNTASKHVLKKCGFETVSEEIGDYQGEKRPVFRAVWKKP; this is encoded by the coding sequence ATGAGAATTGAAACTGAACGGCTGATTATTGCTGAGTTTACGGCGGATATGGCTCAGGCCGTCCATGAAAACTCCCTGGATGAGGACAACCGGCGTTTTGTGCCGGATGAGGTGTTTGAAACAGTTGAGGACGCCCGGGAAGCCGTTGAATTCCTGATGTCCCGGTACAGCGGCACCGAAGGCCCGTTCACCTATCCTGTCCTGATCAAAGACAGCGGAGAAAACATCGGCTATGTCCAGCTGGTTCCGTTTGAGGATGGTCTGTGGGAGATCGGTTACCACATCGCGAAAAAGTATACCGGAAAAGGATACGCTTCTGAAGCCGTCCGGGCTTTCCTGCCGGTTATGGCAGACGCAGCAGGAATCAGCGAAATATACGGTGTCTGTCTCAGCGATAACACAGCGTCAAAACATGTCCTGAAAAAATGCGGATTTGAGACGGTTTCTGAAGAGATCGGAGACTACCAGGGTGAGAAGCGTCCTGTCTTCAGGGCGGTCTGGAAAAAGCCATAA
- a CDS encoding YaiI/YqxD family protein, whose protein sequence is MTVYIDADACPVIRIAEGIAKKHSLPVVLLCDTSHLLTSDYSTVKVIGAGADAVDLALINLCCRGDIVITQDYGVAALALGKGAKAIHQSGMWYTDENIDRLLMERHLARKARQSGKHHLKGPAKRTDEDDRRFAESFEQLIALTEENR, encoded by the coding sequence ATGACAGTATACATTGACGCGGATGCCTGTCCGGTCATCCGGATCGCTGAAGGCATTGCCAAAAAGCACAGCCTCCCGGTCGTCCTTCTCTGCGACACCAGTCACCTGCTGACCTCTGACTACAGCACTGTCAAAGTCATCGGTGCAGGAGCGGATGCCGTGGATCTCGCCCTGATCAACCTCTGCTGCCGCGGGGACATCGTCATCACACAGGATTACGGTGTGGCCGCGCTGGCTTTGGGCAAAGGCGCAAAAGCGATCCACCAGAGCGGTATGTGGTATACGGATGAAAACATAGACAGGCTGCTTATGGAACGGCACCTGGCCCGAAAAGCCAGGCAGAGCGGAAAGCATCACCTGAAAGGGCCGGCAAAACGCACTGATGAAGATGACCGGCGTTTTGCGGAAAGCTTTGAACAATTGATCGCACTGACGGAGGAAAACAGATGA
- a CDS encoding VOC family protein, translating into MRIEHTALYVSDLEAARDFFVTHLEGRANGGYHNPKTGFRSYFISFAGGARLELMTKPELADMDKPLNRTGYAHIAFSAGSREKVDELTEKLRAAGYEVISGPRITGDGYYESCIIALEGNQIEITE; encoded by the coding sequence ATGAGGATTGAGCACACTGCCCTTTATGTCAGCGATCTGGAAGCAGCCAGGGATTTCTTTGTCACTCACCTGGAAGGCAGGGCCAACGGGGGATATCACAATCCAAAGACAGGATTCCGTTCCTATTTCATCTCCTTCGCCGGCGGCGCCCGGCTGGAGTTGATGACAAAGCCGGAACTGGCTGATATGGATAAGCCGCTGAATCGCACGGGATACGCGCATATAGCCTTTTCTGCCGGCAGCCGGGAAAAGGTGGATGAACTGACCGAAAAGCTGCGGGCCGCCGGATATGAGGTGATCAGCGGTCCCCGTATCACGGGCGACGGATATTATGAAAGCTGCATCATTGCTCTTGAAGGCAACCAGATTGAAATAACGGAGTAA